The Hevea brasiliensis isolate MT/VB/25A 57/8 chromosome 1, ASM3005281v1, whole genome shotgun sequence genome has a window encoding:
- the LOC110667341 gene encoding fasciclin-like arabinogalactan protein 12 → MKEQSLFSFSLLLLFLHCSKILAQSPAAAPAPAKAPAATPPPPPPAAAAPAPALVPVMPSKGPLNVVKVLQKAGHFNFFVRLIKTTQEDIQLFSQLNDSSDGVTIFAPTDGAFSSIIKSGTLNSLSDQEKIELVQFHIIPRFLSTSQFQTVSNPLKTLSGSGNRYALNVTTTENLVNISTGLTNTSVSAIVYTDGKVAIYQVDKVLLPLDLFAPKPPAPAPAPPKAKKDGGAESPVVPKDISGAVLSCIVHDNLVILGVIGVVGAIFSL, encoded by the coding sequence ATGAAGGAACAGTCCCTCTTCTCATTTTCATTGCTCCTTCTCTTCCTCCACTGCTCCAAAATCCTAGCCCAATCACCTGCTGCAGCTCCTGCCCCAGCAAAAGCACCTGCTGCAACCCCTCCTCCTCCACCACCTGCAGCTGCTGCGCCTGCACCCGCTCTAGTCCCGGTAATGCCATCAAAAGGCCCTCTCAACGTTGTCAAAGTCCTTCAAAAGGCTGGTCACTTCAACTTCTTCGTCCGCCTCATAAAAACCACCCAGGAAGATATCCAGTTATTTTCCCAGCTCAACGACTCAAGTGATGGGGTAACCATCTTTGCGCCAACTGATGGCGCATTTTCAAGCATCATCAAATCAGGCACACTTAACTCCCTATCTGATCAAGAAAAGATCGAGTTAGTGCAGTTTCATATAATTCCAAGATTCCTGTCGACTTCCCAGTTCCAGACTGTGAGTAACCCTTTAAAAACACTTTCAGGATCTGGCAATCGATATGCCCTCAATGTGACAACCACTGAAAATTTAGTGAATATAAGCACAGGACTTACCAATACAAGTGTATCAGCAATTGTGTACACAGATGGGAAGGTTGCCATTTACCAGGTTGACAAGGTGCTGCTCCCTCTAGACCTTTTCGCCCCTAAGCCTCCTGCTCCGGCACCAGCACCCCCAAAGGCTAAAAAAGATGGAGGAGCAGAGAGTCCTGTGGTTCCTAAGGATATTTCTGGTGCAGTACTAAGCTGTATTGTGCACGATAATTTGGTGATCCTAGGGGTAATTGGCGTGGTTGGTGCAATATTTTCTTTGTGA
- the LOC110667340 gene encoding fasciclin-like arabinogalactan protein 12 codes for MKPQSLFSFSLLILFFHSKTFAQSPAAAPVQAPPVAPVKAPPAPPAQSPSGVQVAASPGPLDVVKILGKASHFTVFVRLLKSTQVDRELFLQLNNTNNGATIFAPSDGAFSGLKGGTLNSLTDGDKIELVKFHIVPTFISTSQFQTVSNPVRTLAGAGNRFALNVTTAGNLVNITTGLTNTTISGTVYTDSRLAIYQVDRVLLPLDMFTPKPPSPAPSPAPAPEKPTKAPIVESPVAPKDLSGAVSLIVYDYLLFEHFAVGLVTAMVSL; via the coding sequence ATGAAGCCACAATCCCTCTTTTCATTTTCACTTCTCATTCTCTTTTTCCACTCCAAAACTTTTGCCCAATCACCAGCTGCTGCTCCAGTACAAGCACCACCAGTAGCCCCGGTAAAGGCACCACCTGCACCCCCAGCACAATCACCATCCGGAGTACAAGTAGCCGCATCACCTGGCCCCCTTGACGTTGTAAAGATTCTTGGAAAGGCTAGCCACTTCACTGTGTTCGTCCGCTTATTGAAATCTACCCAAGTTGATAGAGAGTTATTCTTGCAGCTCAACAACACCAACAATGGAGCAACCATCTTCGCACCAAGTGATGGTGCATTTTCAGGCCTCAAAGGAGGCACCCTCAATTCCCTAACCGATGGAGACAAGATAGAGTTAGTGAAGTTTCACATAGTACCTACGTTCATATCAACTTCCCAATTCCAGACTGTGAGTAACCCTGTAAGGACATTGGCCGGAGCAGGTAACCGGTTTGCGCTTAATGTGACCACCGCAGGGAATTTAGTGAACATAACTACAGGACTCACCAATACAACGATATCTGGAACTGTGTACACTGATTCCCGGCTTGCTATTTATCAGGTTGACAGGGTGCTACTTCCTCTGGACATGTTCACTCCTAAGCCTCCATCTCCAGCTCCATCACCTGCACCGGCTCCAGAAAAGCCTACGAAGGCTCCCATTGTAGAGAGTCCTGTTGCTCCTAAGGATCTTTCTGGTGCAGTAAGCTTGATAGTGTATGATTATCTATTGTTCGAACACTTTGCAGTTGGTTTGGTTACTGCAATGGTTTCCCTCTGA
- the LOC110667344 gene encoding fasciclin-like arabinogalactan protein 12 has protein sequence MQQSIFSLTLLLLFFHCTNTLSQSPASAPVAAPAQAPSHHPSHRPHSSSPPPGPTDVIQILLKAGHFITFIRLIKATHVDFQLTSQLNSSTDGITVFAPTDTAFTNLKAGALDSLNDKEKLAFVQFHILPRFLSISDFQTLSNPVKTLAGSDDRYPVNISTTDSSVSISTGLTKTSIANTVYTDKQVAIYEIDKVLLPKLLFPPATAPAPAKSAETPEINPKDASSAMSSVLHYNGALVLGVVLAAAMLFL, from the coding sequence ATGCAGCAATCTATTTTCTCACTCACACTTCTCCTTCTCTTCTTCCATTGCACCAACACACTTTCCCAATCACCAGCCTCTGCACCAGTAGCTGCTCCAGCACAGGCACCATCACACCATCCATCACACCGCCCACACAGCTCCTCGCCGCCGCCTGGCCCGACAGACGTCATCCAAATCCTCCTGAAGGCCGGCCACTTCATAACCTTCATCCGCCTAATAAAGGCTACACATGTGGATTTTCAGTTAACTTCCCAACTCAACAGCTCAACTGATGGTATCACCGTTTTTGCCCCAACTGATACTGCATTTACAAACCTTAAAGCAGGTGCTCTGGACTCTCTGAACGACAAAGAAAAGTTGGCGTTTGTGCAGTTTCATATATTACCAAGATTTCTCTCAATTTCTGACTTCCAGACTCTGAGTAACCCAGTAAAGACACTGGCTGGATCCGATGATCGTTACCCAGTGAACATATCCACTACTGATAGTTCAGTGAGTATAAGCACAGGACTCACAAAAACAAGCATAGCTAACACCGTATACACTGATAAACAAGTTGCTATTTATGAGATTGACAAGGTTCTACTCCCTAAACTCCTTTTTCCTCCGGCAACGGCTCCAGCGCCGGCGAAGTCAGCAGAGACTccggaaattaatcctaaggatgCATCTAGTGCAATGAGCTCTGTTTTACATTATAATGGGGCGCTGGTACTTGGAGTTGTCTTAGCTGCTGCAATGTTATTTCTTTGA